A window of the Oncorhynchus mykiss isolate Arlee chromosome 15, USDA_OmykA_1.1, whole genome shotgun sequence genome harbors these coding sequences:
- the LOC110490571 gene encoding 4-galactosyl-N-acetylglucosaminide 3-alpha-L-fucosyltransferase 9: MSTPASKGVLRPVLIGCFFMAGFVGIFLIYYKPQIKFLSCPTDQASHEGKAGCSPCPQVSMAGNHTGQKTHHAQTAIQADDDGDTDTIILIWMWPFGQAFDIDSCVYFNIKGCHLTVDKNLYSKAHGVIFHHRDIHGDLKNMPQEQRPWFQKWVWWNAESPANTNRIPGVDHLFNLTASYRLDSDIKVPYGSLVEVTSEDKIFELPKKDKLVCWVVSNWNPNYKRVQVFNELSRHVKVEAYGRHFSRYLENQDYSKTLSSCKFYLAFENSLYKDYATEKLFNAMKLGAVPIVLGPSRDNYEQFIPRDSFIHVDDFSSTEELAKKLLFLDQKNEEYMRYFTWRNNFKVQQWWFGLEHACRSCDYIQRNKGYKTFHHLNKWFWG; this comes from the coding sequence ATGTCCACTCCGGCTTCCAAGGGGGTTCTACGGCCTGTTCTGATTGGCTGTTTTTTTATGGCGGGCTTCGTGGGAATATTCTTAATTTACTACAAACCCCAGATCAAGTTCCTTTCATGCCCTACTGACCAGGCATCCCACGAGGGGAAGGCTGGTTGTTCTCCTTGCCCTCAAGTAAGTATGGCAGGGAACCACACAGGGCAAAAAACACACCATGCACAGACAGCCATTCAGGCCGATGATGACGGAGACACAGACACTATCATTTTGATCTGGATGTGGCCATTTGGTCAGGCCTTTGACATAGACTCTTGTGTCTACTTTAACATCAAAGGCTGTCACCTAACAGTGGATAAAAACCTTTACAGCAAGGCGCACGGTGTCATATTCCACCATAGAGACATCCATGGAGACCTGAAGAACATGCCCCAAGAGCAACGTCCATGGTTCCAGAAATGGGTGTGGTGGAATGCAGAATCACCGGCTAACACAAACAGGATCCCTGGTGTTGACCACTTGTTCAATTTGACTGCCAGTTATCGACTGGATTCTGATATCAAGGTTCCTTATGGGTCGCTTGTTGAGGTAACCAGTGAGGATAAAATCTTTGAGCTGCCCAAGAAGGACAAATTAGTCTGCTGGGTAGTGAGCAACTGGAACCCAAACTACAAGAGGGTACAGGTGTTCAACGAGCTCAGTAGGCATGTCAAAGTAGAGGCCTATGGGAGACATTTTAGTAGATACCTTGAAAACCAAGACTACTCAAAGACGCTGTCCAGCTGTAAATTCTACCTGGCATTTGAAAACTCCCTCTACAAAGACTATGCTACAGAGAAGCTGTTCAACGCTATGAAGTTGGGAGCAGTGCCCATTGTTCTAGGTCCATCCAGGGACAACTACGAGCAATTTATCCCAAGGGACTCTTTCATCCATGTGGATGACTTCTCCTCTACAGAGGAGCTGGCAAAGAAGCTTCTCTTTCTCGACCAGAAAAATGAAGAATACATGAGGTACTTCACTTGGCGAAATAACTTTAAAGTTCAACAATGGTGGTTTGGACTTGAGCACGCCTGTCGCTCATGTGATTACATTCAAAGAAATAAAGGATACAAAACTTTTCATCATCTAAATAAATGGTTTTGGGGCTAA